The genomic segment TTTGGTTGGCCGGATGAAAAGGATGAGCAGCCTGATTCGCATGCGCTGTTTACGATAGAGCAGATCCAGACGCTTATTAAGCCTCAGCTTGCGGAAGTAATTGGGGAGCGCTTGGACTTGCTGGCGTCTTCACCTGTTACGGATTACCGCTTTACTTTTTGCGGGAAGTTCCGGGCTGTGGAAAGCGTCATTGAGCTCGCGCTCGTACAATACGTGAATGAGGCGAAAAAGCAGGAGCTGCTGGGACATATTCAAACTTATGTGGCGCAAAAGCTGGATGCCGGCAATTTTCCGACGAAGCCGCTGGATACTTTTTTTCTGGTGCGGCATCTGCTGAGTGGGCAGCTTTTCCCGCAGCTGGACGGCGATTGGATCATTGCCAAATTCGAGAAAATTTTAGAACTCAATAAATCCCGTAAAGAAGCGCTCCAAGAACATCGCAGCTACATCATTATGATGCTGAAAGCATGGGTGGAAAACCAATTGCTGCCTATGTATTTCGCCATAGAGGAGGGCGAGGATGGACGGAAGCAGTACATATTGAAGTCTGAGGCTGCTGCCGACCCTGTACAGCCTGGGCAGATTACGCTGCTGCTTTATGCGGCTGTCGCTATTCTGCGCTTCGAGCCAAGCTATAGCAAGTCAAGAGGGCTCAGCTTTATCGATTGCGCTCGGCAGCTAGGAAGCGGCAAAGCAACACAGCTCCTTGAAGAAGGCAGCGGCGCCTATCCGAAGGAAGATAGCGATTATAGTGATGCGTTTGTACATTGTAAAGCTAATGATGTATTTTCAACGATTACGATCGTCATCAAGCAGGAGGAAGAGCAAAGCTACGGACGAGCGGTGTCGTTCATCAT from the Paenibacillus sp. BIHB 4019 genome contains:
- a CDS encoding DUF6138 family protein; protein product: MEAAQRAAIDEMKREIHQWFDQLEKQDAADTVKRTKLQVGVFDYALIDCTAEPIQIVDHDLGFGWPDEKDEQPDSHALFTIEQIQTLIKPQLAEVIGERLDLLASSPVTDYRFTFCGKFRAVESVIELALVQYVNEAKKQELLGHIQTYVAQKLDAGNFPTKPLDTFFLVRHLLSGQLFPQLDGDWIIAKFEKILELNKSRKEALQEHRSYIIMMLKAWVENQLLPMYFAIEEGEDGRKQYILKSEAAADPVQPGQITLLLYAAVAILRFEPSYSKSRGLSFIDCARQLGSGKATQLLEEGSGAYPKEDSDYSDAFVHCKANDVFSTITIVIKQEEEQSYGRAVSFIIRLLQQGFPKSYKIKLKSSEKHYLPLKGLAKSDTHRFFANALAFEELHPQLEQYAREAMEEFEWYGDAEDEKSCMPGSYAAFGLGLADPRYFSLVEQYMKLVDVEHQSVQNKFAAEFAARYGVNADSIATLVVCMLHSTEELKLKIKPAFEEEANLELLLERVAGLHNYEVEHLIYLIWGGTDKLKAAARKTKDTRQPLMEQLLQASY